In the Deferribacter desulfuricans SSM1 genome, GGTTATCTTACCACAGGAAGTGAAATAAAAAATTATAAATCAAGTGCTGATTTTGATGAGCTCCAAAACAAGTTTTCTGAGATTGCAGATGACATAAAAGCTATAACTGCCTCTTTAAAAGAGGTTATTGCATCAGATAACGGTAAAGCTGATATGAAAATGACTCTACAAAATATTAGATATTCAACAGAGTATATCAGACAGATGTTAGAAGAAAATCAAAAAAGGATAAACCAGATTGTGAAAAATATTGAGGCCATTACAGCTTCTATAAAAAATGTTACTGAAGCAAATCAAGAGAATGTTAATCAGTTGATTACAAACTTAAAAGAGGTTTCTGAAACATTAAAAAATCAAACTCCGCAAATTGCTAAAAAGATTAACAACATAACTACCAATATAGATGATCTTGTGGGTAATTCTAAAGGTGATTTAAGAGAGACGATTTCAAATATAAAAGTTGTTACAGCAAAGTTAGAAAAAACAGTTGATAATCTAAACGATATTACTGACAAGATTAATAAGGGTAAGGGGACAGTTGGGACTCTGATTAATGACAATGAAACTGCTAAAGATGTAAAAGACACTATTAAAGGTTTAAAAAATCTTGTTACTACATATGATAGATTTAAGTTTTATCTTTCTTTTAGTGGTGAAAAGATGTGGGATACTGGTGAATCAAAAGGGTATTTCAAACTTAAAATCCAGCCGAGAAAAAATAAATATTATTTATTAGGTTTGGCCACAAGCGATCAGGGTAAATCCACAACGACAGTTACAGATTATAACTACTCTGGAAATGTGCCTTATTATATTGATGGTGGTACAGGCTCTGGTACAAGTTATAGAGAAGTGAAAACATCTAGGACAAAAGACTCTTTGACTTTTATAGCTCAATATGTACAGCGTTTTTATGATCAGCTTGATTTAAGGATTGGTATTATGGAATCAGAATTTGGAGTTGGTGCGGACTATTTTCCTTTTAAAGATGAAAAATTGCAATTGAGTATGGATGCTTATGACTTTTCTGACAGTGATACTGACAGAAAACCTCATTTAAAGGCAAAACTTCAATATAATCTGACAAAAAACCTATTTTTAAATGTGGGTTATGATGATTTTCTAAACGACGATACAAAAAGTGGTTTTATAGGTGGCGGTATTATGTTCCTCGATGAAGATTTAAAATATCTTTTTGGCAAGATACCTACATCAGTGCCCGGAAATTAGTGAGTTGAGCTGATGATAAAGGTAAAGGCGTTTGCTGATTTGACTAAATATATTTCAAAAGATGGTAAATTTGAGACATTTTTTGATAATCAGGGTAAGAGTGTGAGAGTTAAAGATATTGTGGATTTTTATAATATTCCACTTAATGATATCAAAATAATTCTTGTAAATGGGAAAGATGCAAGTTTAGAAACAGAGGTCAATGATAACGATACAGTAACATTTTTTTCTCCAGTGGGTGGAGGATGAAAAAAGATTTAATACTTGCCATTTCAACCTGTCCAAATGATACATTTATTTTCTCCCCCATGATTTTAAATTTTATTGAACATCCTTATAATTTTAAAACTTTACTTGATGATGTGGAAGTTTTAAATAACCTTGCTATTGAAGGGTTACCTGATATTGTCAAAGTATCTTACGGTGTTTTGCCAAAAATAATCGATAAATATTCTGTATTAAAAAGTGGTGGAGCTCTAAGTTTTGGTTTTGGCCCAGTTGTTGTATCGAAAAAATATAATCATATAAATGAATTATATGGAAAAAAAATAGCTGTACCTGGCTTTAATACGACAGCTTTTAATATTTTTAAGAGATTTTATGGGGATAATTTCGATTTTATTCAACTTCGATTTGATAAGATAATTCCTGCGATTTTAGATGATAATGTGGATGCTGGTTTGCTTATCCATGAAGGGAGATTTGTTTATAAAAATTATGGATTAAATTTACTATCAGATTTAGGTGAGGAGTGGGATAAAAAATACAATGCTCCTGTACCATTGGGTGCTATTGTGATTAAAAAGGAACTTTTAAATATAGCTAACAATATCAATAAGATAATTAGAAAATCTATCAACTATTCTGAAAGAAAAAGGGAACATATTTACCCTTTTATAAAAAAATATGCCCAAGAGTTAGATGCTGATGTTTTAGAAAAGCATATTACAGCTTTTGTTAATGAAAACAGTTTTGATATGTCAAAATATATAAATGTTATAGTTGATTTTTTAGGCATATCTGAAAAAGACTTTGTTTAGCAAATGATTAGTTTGAGTATATATTTGATTTTTTACTCTGTATTACATTCAGTTTTGGCTGATGATGTTTTGATGAAAAGGTATTATTACAGGTGGTGGTATAGATTTTTTTATGTTTTATTATCTACTGTCTTATTAATACCTGCATGGATAATTTATCTAAGACTCCCTGATTATTACGTTTTTAATCCACCACTATTTTTAAAAATATTACTCTATTTAATAGATATTCTTGTTTTATTTTTTGGTTATTATGCTTCAAAATCTTATGATAACAACTTTTTTTTGGGTATAGAGCAGATAAGGTATTTTTTTAAATATGGAGTTAAAGAGGTGAAACCAGAAGAAAAGTTTATAAAGAGCGGAGCTTTAAAATATGTTAGACATCCTTATTATTTTGCTGGAATAATGTTGTTATGGCTTAGGCCTTTATATTATAAAGATCTGGTAGTAAATATTATTTTTACAATTTATTTTATTTTAGGTGCAATTAATGAAGAACGAAAATTAACAAGAAAATTTGGGGAAGAATATTTAAGATATAAAAAAGAGGTACCAATGATAATCCCATTTTTAAAAAGGAGAAAAGATTGAAAACTATTGTCTTGGCAAATCCAGTTAGTGGAAGTTTTGACAAAAATAAATTTAATAAATGCCTTGATATTTTAAACAGAAAATTTAGAAAAATTGAAGTTGTTTATACAGAGTATGCTGGCCATGCAGAGAAAATAGCTAAAGATGAAGATTATGATATTGTTATCCCTGCAGGAGGGGATGGTCTTTTAAATGAGGTGATAAATGGTATCGAAAACAGGATTGATAAAGATAAGGGGATTTTACTGTATAAATTGCCTTTTGGCACTAGTAATGTTTTTTGTAGAGAATATAAAATACCAATAAATCCGATAAAAGCAGCTGAACAGATTGATATTACAAATTTTCATCATATACCTCTTGGTTTAATTGGAGGTAGATATTTCTCTTTAATGGTGGGTTTTGGATTTGATGCTTTAAGTGTAAAGAATGTGGATTTGAATTTGAAAAAAAGGTTTAGCAAATTTGCCTATGTGTATTCTGGGTTGAAGACATTTTTAAAAAAAGAATTTCATCCGTTTGAGTTTTTTACAAATGGGAAAAGATACGAAGCTTATCACTTAATTGTTGCAGTAAGTAATAAATATGCTGGCAGTTTCAATCTATCTAAAAAATTTAAAAAAGGTAAATTGAATATTTTTTATTTGAAAAATGATAAGAAATTAAATCTTTTAAAAAATATTCTATTAATTTCTTTATATAACGGTTTTGCTGGTGAACAAATTTATTCTGATATTATCAAGTTAATAGGTGTTGATGAGTGTCAAATCGATGGCGATTTTTACAAATTGCAGATGAATAGCAATTTTGTTAAAATAAAAAAGTCATCATTTTATCTTGTAAATATATAGATATTTATAAGTTGATATAATTAAATATTGAAAAAACATATTTTGTTGGTTAGGATTGCAAAAATAAAAGGTTGTATAATAAAATAATAGTATTTTGAGATTGCTTCGCTAATGCTCGCAATGACAAATTTCCCAATCATTGCGAGGCAACATAAGTTGCCGAAGCAATCTCATAATTTTACAAACAATATGAAAAGTTTTGTAATTGATGCAAGTCGTTGTTTATGAATGTTTGGGAGGGTGATTTGATGTATAGTAATGAAAAAGTCAAAGAAGTTTTAACTAGCTTGGGATTTATCTATGTAAAAGGTTTTATTAAAAATGAAAAAATATTTCTTTCTGATGTGTCTGATAAAATATTACAATATATTGATTCTAGAGATATGTTATTTAAGGATAACTTTTTCAGGGAAGTTTTAGCTGAAAATTTTGAAGACACTTATGAACAAATAATAGATATTGCAAAGAAAAATGATAAAAGTGAAGTGTTTTATAAATTTAAGATAAAAGGTGAAACTGTATGGGCTTATGCAATTAATTTTTACAAACATGATAAAGATAAAATTTATTTTGAAACATACTTAAAAGATATTACTAAAAATATAGGTTTTTATGTAGAGAAAAGAGAGATTACTTATTATGCTGAAGGAGTTTTAGAGTTATTAGATGAATTAATGGGATGGGAATATATAAGTGACGAAAGTTTATTTGATGTTTTAAAAAAGGTATTTAAAACAAATAAATTTGTTTTAGTTTCACCTTATGGGAAAGATGGTTATAAATTTTATTTAGATAAAGTTTATGAATCAGAAATAAGTGATTTAAAAGAGCTTTTAAATTCTGATAGCTGTTTTGTTAACAACTTTTATTGTGATGAGAAGTATTATATTTTTAGGTTTTATCTCGGTTATTTTTTAGTTATGTTTAAAGGTGATTTGCAGGAACTTTTTATAGAAAGAATTAAAGTTGTTTTAAAAATTATAGAAATCGTTTATGAGTATATTAACAAAAAGAAAAGATTGAGAGATGCTATAGAAGAAAACAATAAACTCATTGAAGAA is a window encoding:
- a CDS encoding MlaD family protein, with protein sequence MRFTLEAKVGIFVVIGLLLLGYMTTKVEDLKLGKSDGYEIIAYLNDASGLVKDSYVKYRGVEVGKVKDIRLKENHVEVVLLIDKQYKLPSNVAAIVRSSGFLGEKYLELQTVGKETEGYLTTGSEIKNYKSSADFDELQNKFSEIADDIKAITASLKEVIASDNGKADMKMTLQNIRYSTEYIRQMLEENQKRINQIVKNIEAITASIKNVTEANQENVNQLITNLKEVSETLKNQTPQIAKKINNITTNIDDLVGNSKGDLRETISNIKVVTAKLEKTVDNLNDITDKINKGKGTVGTLINDNETAKDVKDTIKGLKNLVTTYDRFKFYLSFSGEKMWDTGESKGYFKLKIQPRKNKYYLLGLATSDQGKSTTTVTDYNYSGNVPYYIDGGTGSGTSYREVKTSRTKDSLTFIAQYVQRFYDQLDLRIGIMESEFGVGADYFPFKDEKLQLSMDAYDFSDSDTDRKPHLKAKLQYNLTKNLFLNVGYDDFLNDDTKSGFIGGGIMFLDEDLKYLFGKIPTSVPGN
- a CDS encoding MoaD/ThiS family protein yields the protein MIKVKAFADLTKYISKDGKFETFFDNQGKSVRVKDIVDFYNIPLNDIKIILVNGKDASLETEVNDNDTVTFFSPVGGG
- a CDS encoding 1,4-dihydroxy-6-naphthoate synthase, which gives rise to MKKDLILAISTCPNDTFIFSPMILNFIEHPYNFKTLLDDVEVLNNLAIEGLPDIVKVSYGVLPKIIDKYSVLKSGGALSFGFGPVVVSKKYNHINELYGKKIAVPGFNTTAFNIFKRFYGDNFDFIQLRFDKIIPAILDDNVDAGLLIHEGRFVYKNYGLNLLSDLGEEWDKKYNAPVPLGAIVIKKELLNIANNINKIIRKSINYSERKREHIYPFIKKYAQELDADVLEKHITAFVNENSFDMSKYINVIVDFLGISEKDFV
- a CDS encoding methyltransferase family protein — encoded protein: MIFYSVLHSVLADDVLMKRYYYRWWYRFFYVLLSTVLLIPAWIIYLRLPDYYVFNPPLFLKILLYLIDILVLFFGYYASKSYDNNFFLGIEQIRYFFKYGVKEVKPEEKFIKSGALKYVRHPYYFAGIMLLWLRPLYYKDLVVNIIFTIYFILGAINEERKLTRKFGEEYLRYKKEVPMIIPFLKRRKD
- a CDS encoding diacylglycerol/lipid kinase family protein, with the translated sequence MKTIVLANPVSGSFDKNKFNKCLDILNRKFRKIEVVYTEYAGHAEKIAKDEDYDIVIPAGGDGLLNEVINGIENRIDKDKGILLYKLPFGTSNVFCREYKIPINPIKAAEQIDITNFHHIPLGLIGGRYFSLMVGFGFDALSVKNVDLNLKKRFSKFAYVYSGLKTFLKKEFHPFEFFTNGKRYEAYHLIVAVSNKYAGSFNLSKKFKKGKLNIFYLKNDKKLNLLKNILLISLYNGFAGEQIYSDIIKLIGVDECQIDGDFYKLQMNSNFVKIKKSSFYLVNI